One region of Bactrocera neohumeralis isolate Rockhampton chromosome 5, APGP_CSIRO_Bneo_wtdbg2-racon-allhic-juicebox.fasta_v2, whole genome shotgun sequence genomic DNA includes:
- the LOC126758903 gene encoding INO80 complex subunit C, giving the protein MSEEPPKIRFKNSQYSYIEPGGKKHVFKSLKQILAVEKTQQWPEGTMSYTSFNAPPSLRPPKKYSDISGLIAPYTDPHSKLRYANSEEYAVVKTLPSDIVAGYLALRGASSIVG; this is encoded by the exons atgtctgaagAACCTCCAAAAATCCGTTTTAAAAATTCACAGTACAGCTATATTGAACCTGGTGGCAAAAAGCACGTCTTTAAATCACTGAAACAAATACTGGCGGTGGAGAAAACGCAACAGTGGCCAGAAGGCACAATGTCGT ACACCTCCTTTAATGCGCCACCCTCTTTGCGACCACCCAAAAAATATTCTGACATATCAGGTCTGATTGCGCCTTACACTGATCCTCACTCGAAGTTGCGTTATGCCAATTCTGAAGAATATGCCGTGGTAAAGACTTTACCTTCCGATATTGTCGCTGGTTATTTGGCATTACGTGGCGCTAGTAGTATTGTTGGCTAA